In Flavobacterium sp. CBA20B-1, one DNA window encodes the following:
- a CDS encoding TlpA family protein disulfide reductase: MKQFSKPQFILLSIVVLIVMIGSGSFLHTLYRLFLTSVFFLLSSFFLFSKSPFSKKTTSIIIFLPILLLYTSMYIYDLFYDEGFIGKPFFWNYLLVAVLVYVNNVYKISKTKIIAFFIPFCLVLTAYVYYSRTENEKNKIETSQLKRVTFLDEKGNEVPLNSFQGKLTLFEFWTTSCAQCPESISKFHELAEQYKSNKNIDFKVVNINLGKRHNEKIFKKIESSITLEKLYASELIFKQLNFNVAPTVLVIDPQGKIVYFGYPNFKKLTRNYLPNIIEEELTKM; the protein is encoded by the coding sequence ATGAAACAATTTTCAAAACCTCAATTTATACTATTAAGTATTGTTGTATTAATTGTAATGATTGGTTCAGGGTCTTTTTTACATACATTGTATAGGTTGTTTTTAACAAGTGTATTTTTCTTGTTATCATCGTTTTTTTTATTTAGTAAATCGCCTTTTTCTAAAAAAACAACCTCAATAATTATTTTCCTACCTATATTATTGCTATATACAAGTATGTATATTTATGACTTGTTTTATGACGAAGGTTTTATTGGAAAGCCATTTTTTTGGAATTATTTATTGGTTGCGGTTTTGGTATACGTAAATAATGTTTATAAGATTTCTAAAACTAAAATAATTGCTTTTTTTATACCTTTCTGTCTAGTTTTAACAGCTTATGTATATTATTCAAGGACAGAGAACGAAAAAAATAAAATTGAAACTTCACAATTAAAAAGGGTTACTTTTTTAGACGAAAAAGGGAATGAAGTTCCATTAAATTCTTTTCAAGGAAAATTAACTTTATTTGAATTTTGGACTACTTCATGTGCTCAATGCCCTGAAAGTATTTCTAAATTTCACGAGTTAGCAGAACAATATAAATCAAACAAAAACATTGATTTTAAAGTTGTTAATATTAATTTAGGTAAGCGCCATAATGAAAAAATATTTAAAAAAATAGAGTCAAGTATTACTTTAGAAAAGCTATATGCAAGCGAATTAATTTTCAAACAACTGAATTTTAATGTAGCACCGACTGTACTAGTTATAGATCCGCAAGGTAAAATTGTTTATTTTGGTTATCCAAACTTCAAAAAACTAACTCGGAATTATTTACCAAACATCATTGAAGAAGAGTTAACTAAAATGTAA
- a CDS encoding bacteriocin fulvocin C-related protein, with the protein MSCSNEEQTTSVDQAKVEFVTQSKNSGVTKAAYRLLTPEEKYFIWNERIDYIIANEDLTTEQTAFMNELKVDLNSNVFLHNSTDNISFKSKYDNSKLEIFHPIQGYYYFGTLASMVDNGEWSSISAEGAASFYDSLVFSPGDPNDGNYCTCNQGSIVNPDCETDCPSGEQTNDCGFLWLWVCDGYMPVI; encoded by the coding sequence ATTTCTTGTTCCAATGAAGAACAAACAACAAGTGTTGACCAAGCAAAAGTAGAGTTTGTAACGCAGTCAAAAAACAGTGGAGTTACAAAAGCTGCTTATCGATTATTAACCCCAGAAGAAAAGTATTTTATTTGGAATGAAAGGATTGATTATATTATAGCGAATGAAGATTTAACAACAGAACAAACTGCTTTTATGAATGAATTGAAAGTTGATCTAAACAGTAATGTCTTTTTACATAACTCAACAGATAATATTTCATTTAAAAGTAAATATGATAATAGTAAATTAGAAATTTTTCATCCTATACAGGGCTATTACTATTTTGGAACATTAGCTAGTATGGTAGATAATGGAGAATGGTCATCAATATCTGCAGAAGGTGCAGCAAGTTTTTATGATAGTTTAGTTTTTTCTCCTGGCGATCCTAATGATGGAAACTATTGTACATGTAATCAAGGTTCAATAGTTAACCCTGATTGCGAAACAGACTGTCCATCAGGTGAACAAACGAATGATTGTGGATTTCTTTGGCTTTGGGTATGTGATGGGTATATGCCTGTAATATAA
- a CDS encoding aspartate kinase, translating into MKVFKFGGASIKDPQAIRNVLHVLKTVGFNNSLIIASAMGKTTNALEDVVNAYFKKPEELKNALQIVSDYHLEILNELFENKSHLVFDKVRVLFVEMEFFLSTNKSPNYNFVYDQIVSYGEIISTTILSYFFNDQSIENIWIDARNLIKTDTTYRDGLVDWKATEQNITNQLQGKKLYVTQGFIGSDPNHFSVTLGREGSDYSAAIFAYCLNAESVTIWKDVPGVLNADPRYFEDTVLLNQISYHEAIELAFYGASVIHPKTLQPLQRKEIPLFVKSFVNPTLPGTSVSKGADLEPHTACFIVKKNQLLISIASKDFSFIMEHQVSDIFKLFADQHIKVNVIQNAAISFTVCVEDKFGNFEHILEDLDNNFKITYNENVSLYTIRHFTPEAAEKVIANKAVLLQQINRETMQIVIKE; encoded by the coding sequence ATGAAAGTATTCAAATTTGGTGGTGCGTCTATCAAAGATCCGCAAGCAATTCGCAACGTGTTACATGTATTAAAAACCGTTGGTTTCAACAATAGTTTAATCATTGCATCGGCAATGGGCAAAACCACAAACGCCTTGGAAGATGTGGTGAATGCTTATTTTAAGAAACCCGAAGAGCTAAAAAACGCCCTACAAATTGTTTCTGATTACCATTTAGAAATTCTGAATGAATTGTTTGAAAATAAAAGCCATTTGGTTTTTGACAAAGTACGTGTTTTATTCGTAGAAATGGAGTTTTTCCTTTCTACCAACAAATCGCCCAATTACAATTTTGTGTACGATCAAATTGTTTCGTATGGCGAAATTATTTCTACTACCATTTTAAGTTATTTTTTTAACGACCAAAGCATTGAAAATATTTGGATTGATGCCCGTAATTTGATTAAAACCGACACCACATACCGCGATGGTTTGGTAGATTGGAAAGCAACCGAACAAAATATCACCAATCAATTACAAGGCAAAAAACTCTATGTAACCCAAGGTTTTATAGGGTCTGATCCCAATCACTTTTCGGTTACTTTAGGCAGAGAAGGTTCTGATTATTCGGCAGCGATCTTTGCTTATTGTTTGAATGCCGAAAGTGTAACCATTTGGAAAGATGTACCGGGTGTTTTAAATGCCGATCCAAGATATTTTGAAGACACTGTTTTACTGAATCAAATTTCGTATCACGAAGCTATTGAATTGGCTTTTTACGGCGCATCGGTCATTCACCCAAAAACCTTACAACCCTTACAAAGAAAAGAAATCCCCTTGTTTGTAAAATCGTTTGTAAACCCAACCTTGCCGGGAACATCGGTTTCTAAAGGTGCCGATTTAGAACCTCACACTGCGTGTTTTATTGTAAAGAAAAACCAATTACTTATTTCTATTGCTTCAAAAGATTTTTCATTTATTATGGAACATCAAGTAAGCGATATTTTTAAATTGTTTGCCGATCAACACATAAAAGTAAATGTTATACAAAATGCGGCAATTAGTTTCACGGTTTGTGTGGAAGATAAATTTGGCAACTTTGAACACATTTTAGAAGATTTAGACAACAATTTCAAGATTACATACAACGAAAACGTATCACTTTATACCATTCGACATTTCACGCCCGAAGCTGCTGAAAAAGTAATTGCAAACAAAGCAGTGCTTTTGCAGCAAATTAATCGCGAAACCATGCAAATTGTTATAAAAGAGTAA
- a CDS encoding S41 family peptidase — MSKKNYLWPLITMGSLAAGIVLGGFFAKNGAPFSVKEEKGRVKLNKLIDLIEQEYVDNVNTDSIIDMTVNNILSQLDPHSTYISKSEFDEVQNVMKGSFVGIGINYHILNDTLAVVKPLPGGPSDKAGLKPGDRILYAEKVQLFNQGLSNDSIVNLLKGNAGTKALLKVYRKSTNKTFDVEIARGEVPLKSVDTAIKIDSETGYIKINRFSETTYSEFKNGLQSLLNQGINELVLDLRENGGGYMEPAIQIADDFLDGNEIIVKTVNKKGNVKITKASNKGLFTNKKLYILINENSASASEIIAGAIQDNDRGTIVGRRSYGKGLVQREMYLGDGSAVRLTTARYYTPSGRSIQKPYNDGLDEYNSDLSNRFKSGELYSKDSIHLADSLKFKTIKGRVVFGGGGIVPDVFVPLKNKHGEDAIQLLMKTSLVSYYVFEQIEKERAVLEKLSPKQLAERIYNNPKYFNELKAHLKASGLTFNLDRHKNNIMFYLVAEYVYQLYDDNAYYHWILQQDPMIQKINTLQ, encoded by the coding sequence ATGAGTAAGAAAAATTATTTATGGCCTTTAATAACAATGGGTTCCTTGGCAGCCGGTATTGTTTTAGGCGGATTTTTTGCTAAAAACGGTGCCCCCTTTTCTGTTAAAGAAGAAAAAGGGCGCGTGAAGCTAAACAAACTTATCGACTTGATTGAGCAGGAATATGTGGACAACGTAAATACCGATTCCATTATCGATATGACGGTTAACAATATCCTTTCGCAATTAGACCCACACTCTACCTATATTTCAAAATCAGAATTTGATGAGGTTCAAAACGTGATGAAAGGTTCCTTTGTAGGTATCGGAATTAATTACCATATTTTAAACGATACATTGGCAGTTGTAAAACCTTTGCCAGGCGGTCCTTCAGACAAAGCAGGGCTAAAACCGGGCGACCGAATTCTATATGCCGAAAAGGTGCAATTGTTCAATCAAGGTCTTTCCAACGATTCTATCGTAAACCTCTTAAAAGGAAATGCCGGCACAAAAGCACTTTTAAAAGTTTATAGAAAATCTACCAATAAAACCTTTGATGTTGAAATTGCAAGGGGTGAAGTGCCTCTAAAAAGCGTGGATACTGCTATAAAAATTGATAGCGAAACGGGCTATATTAAAATAAACCGATTTTCAGAAACCACCTATTCCGAATTTAAAAACGGCTTGCAATCATTGTTGAATCAAGGGATTAATGAGTTGGTGCTAGACCTGCGCGAAAACGGCGGCGGGTATATGGAACCGGCTATCCAAATTGCTGATGATTTCTTAGACGGAAACGAAATCATTGTGAAAACAGTAAACAAAAAAGGTAATGTAAAAATTACCAAAGCATCAAACAAAGGGCTGTTTACTAATAAAAAACTATATATTCTTATCAATGAAAATTCGGCATCTGCAAGCGAAATTATTGCCGGAGCCATTCAAGATAACGACCGGGGAACAATCGTTGGCCGACGTTCTTATGGAAAAGGATTGGTGCAACGCGAAATGTATTTAGGCGACGGATCTGCCGTTCGGTTGACCACAGCGCGTTATTACACGCCTTCAGGTAGATCGATTCAAAAACCCTACAACGATGGACTAGATGAATACAATAGCGATCTAAGCAACCGTTTCAAATCAGGTGAGTTGTATTCCAAAGACAGTATTCATTTAGCAGACAGCCTTAAATTTAAAACAATAAAAGGCAGAGTTGTGTTTGGAGGTGGTGGTATTGTTCCAGATGTTTTTGTGCCGTTAAAAAACAAACACGGGGAAGATGCTATACAGCTTTTAATGAAAACATCGTTGGTAAGCTACTACGTTTTCGAACAAATCGAAAAAGAACGTGCTGTTTTGGAAAAACTATCGCCCAAACAGTTAGCAGAGCGTATCTACAACAATCCAAAATATTTTAATGAGTTAAAAGCACATTTAAAAGCAAGTGGACTTACATTTAACTTAGACCGTCATAAAAACAATATCATGTTTTACTTGGTTGCCGAATACGTGTACCAATTATACGACGATAATGCATATTACCACTGGATTTTACAACAAGACCCCATGATACAAAAAATAAACACCTTGCAATAA
- a CDS encoding SIMPL domain-containing protein has product MENKSISKAVILSVAIIIGLFSLGFFIFKGLKTFSDKDRVVAVKGLAEMEMKATSAWVTLSFSFSGDDLKGVINQTEVKKNNVIAYLESIGYAKDAIKVNNLNVTDRQTYYSSEWRDGKEVQIKIDRYTAAQSLSIKSNEVEELESKASKIELDLISKDLTSKIYVAYTFPELNTIKPKLIAESTKNARIAGEQFANDSQAQLGKIKTASQGQISIVGNYRYYDGEGAEPSESPKEPYMQKARVVSTIVFFLE; this is encoded by the coding sequence ATGGAAAACAAAAGTATATCAAAAGCAGTAATTTTAAGCGTGGCCATTATAATAGGTCTTTTTTCGTTAGGCTTTTTTATATTTAAAGGACTTAAAACATTTAGCGACAAAGACCGCGTTGTGGCCGTAAAAGGACTTGCAGAAATGGAAATGAAAGCCACTTCTGCTTGGGTTACACTAAGTTTTTCGTTTTCGGGCGATGATTTGAAAGGCGTTATCAACCAAACAGAGGTTAAAAAAAACAACGTTATAGCTTATTTGGAAAGTATTGGATATGCAAAAGATGCAATAAAAGTGAACAATTTGAATGTTACCGATCGCCAAACATACTATTCCAGCGAATGGCGTGATGGCAAAGAAGTTCAAATCAAAATTGATCGATACACAGCCGCACAAAGCCTTTCAATAAAATCTAATGAAGTTGAAGAACTGGAAAGTAAAGCATCGAAAATAGAGCTTGATTTAATTAGTAAGGATCTAACATCAAAAATATATGTTGCGTACACCTTTCCCGAGCTAAACACGATAAAGCCAAAGTTAATAGCAGAAAGTACAAAAAACGCCCGGATTGCAGGGGAGCAATTTGCAAACGACTCACAGGCGCAATTGGGAAAAATAAAAACGGCATCACAAGGACAAATTTCTATTGTGGGTAATTATAGATATTACGATGGCGAAGGTGCAGAACCTTCGGAAAGCCCCAAAGAACCTTATATGCAAAAAGCAAGAGTGGTGAGTACCATTGTGTTTTTCTTAGAATAA
- a CDS encoding tellurite resistance TerB family protein: protein MSYQDIYDSGLKERNKGHFASIVRIAFSDGKYTETERQFIEALASKLDITEEDFKSILEDPTKYPVNPPYLQERRIERLFDLAHIVFINHILGPEQKAILQKFASALGFVGDIRAITNKALSLLVMEYSLEDFKLEMDLYIKTISEKAS, encoded by the coding sequence ATGTCGTATCAGGATATTTATGATAGCGGATTAAAAGAAAGAAATAAAGGTCATTTTGCATCGATTGTACGCATTGCTTTTAGCGATGGAAAATACACGGAAACGGAACGCCAATTCATTGAAGCATTGGCAAGTAAACTGGATATTACAGAAGAAGATTTTAAATCGATTTTAGAAGATCCAACAAAATATCCCGTAAATCCTCCTTATTTACAAGAGCGACGCATTGAGCGCTTGTTTGATCTGGCGCATATTGTGTTTATTAACCATATTTTGGGTCCTGAACAGAAAGCCATTTTGCAAAAATTTGCATCGGCTTTGGGATTTGTAGGCGATATTCGGGCTATTACCAATAAAGCGCTTAGTTTGTTGGTAATGGAATACAGTTTAGAAGATTTTAAGTTGGAAATGGATCTTTACATTAAAACAATAAGTGAAAAAGCGAGTTGA
- a CDS encoding DUF1573 domain-containing protein has protein sequence MFTNKEINLGTVSKEDTVLFNIEVVNPMNEDLIIKKTSSNCGCTLVNIKDSIIKPNNKTQLKMEFIPGLNRKGNLSQAIVVETNTAESLHEIIIKANVE, from the coding sequence ATTTTTACAAATAAAGAAATAAATCTAGGAACTGTATCTAAAGAAGATACAGTTCTCTTTAATATAGAAGTTGTTAACCCTATGAATGAAGATTTAATTATAAAAAAAACATCATCAAATTGCGGTTGTACTTTAGTGAATATTAAAGATAGTATAATTAAACCAAATAATAAAACACAATTAAAAATGGAATTTATTCCAGGTTTAAATAGAAAAGGGAATCTGTCACAAGCAATTGTAGTAGAAACTAATACGGCGGAATCTCTCCATGAAATTATTATTAAAGCTAATGTAGAATGA
- the fbp gene encoding class 1 fructose-bisphosphatase: MEERYTTLGEFIIKKQQDFAYSSGELSRLMNSIRLASKIVAQKVNQAGLVDITGAFGSENIQGEQQQKLDVFANEVFIQTLINREIVCGIASEENDDFITVCGADGNNNNKYVLLMDPLDGSSNIDVNVSVGTIFSVYRRISEPGTPVTQADFLQKGIHQVAAGYVIYGSSTMLVYTTGNGVNGFTLDPSLGTFFLSHPDMKISDNGSIFSVNEGNFNQFQQGVKDYISFCKDDSNKKPYSGRYIGSLVADVHRNILKGGIYMYPGTVSKPNGKLRLLYECNPFAMIIEQAGGKATDGHQRILEIEPTELHQRVPIFCGSKNMVDKLESYL; this comes from the coding sequence ATGGAAGAAAGATATACTACTTTAGGTGAATTTATAATAAAAAAACAGCAGGATTTTGCGTATTCTTCGGGTGAATTATCTCGGTTAATGAACTCTATTCGTTTGGCATCGAAGATTGTGGCGCAGAAAGTAAACCAAGCAGGTTTGGTAGATATTACCGGAGCCTTCGGAAGCGAAAACATTCAAGGCGAACAGCAACAAAAGTTAGATGTTTTTGCCAATGAAGTGTTTATCCAAACGCTTATTAACCGCGAAATTGTTTGTGGAATTGCATCGGAAGAAAACGATGATTTTATTACCGTTTGCGGAGCCGATGGCAACAACAATAATAAATATGTGTTGCTGATGGATCCTTTAGATGGCTCATCAAATATAGATGTGAATGTTTCTGTTGGAACTATTTTTTCAGTATATCGCCGTATTTCAGAACCAGGAACACCAGTTACCCAAGCCGATTTTCTTCAAAAAGGAATTCACCAAGTGGCAGCGGGTTATGTGATTTATGGTTCTAGTACCATGTTGGTTTACACAACCGGCAATGGTGTAAATGGGTTTACGTTAGATCCATCTTTGGGAACGTTCTTTTTATCGCATCCCGATATGAAAATAAGTGATAACGGTTCTATATTTTCTGTTAACGAAGGAAATTTCAATCAGTTTCAGCAAGGGGTAAAAGATTATATTTCTTTTTGTAAGGATGATTCCAACAAAAAACCATACAGCGGTAGATACATTGGTAGTTTGGTAGCCGATGTGCACAGAAATATTTTAAAAGGAGGTATTTATATGTATCCCGGAACAGTATCAAAACCAAACGGAAAGTTGCGTTTATTGTATGAATGTAATCCTTTTGCCATGATTATTGAACAAGCGGGCGGAAAAGCAACCGACGGGCACCAACGAATTTTAGAAATTGAACCTACCGAATTGCATCAGCGCGTGCCAATTTTCTGCGGAAGTAAAAATATGGTTGATAAATTAGAAAGTTATTTGTAA
- a CDS encoding deoxycytidylate deaminase: MKNQTKLNKYDKAYLKIAKEWGQLSYCQRKKVGAIIVKDKMIISDGYNGTPSGFENCCEDEEGTTKWYVLHAEANAILKVAKSTQSCDNATLYITMSPCKDCSKLIHQAGIVRVVYQNSYKDLAGIDFLKRAGVEVVQIEDLSSLLYE, from the coding sequence ATGAAAAACCAAACAAAGCTTAATAAGTATGACAAAGCCTACTTAAAAATTGCAAAAGAGTGGGGGCAGTTATCTTATTGTCAGCGAAAAAAAGTGGGTGCCATTATCGTTAAAGATAAAATGATTATATCCGACGGATATAACGGTACGCCATCGGGTTTTGAGAACTGTTGTGAAGACGAAGAAGGAACCACCAAATGGTATGTGCTACATGCAGAAGCCAACGCCATTCTAAAAGTTGCCAAATCTACGCAATCGTGCGATAATGCAACACTTTACATTACAATGAGTCCTTGCAAAGACTGCAGCAAGTTAATCCACCAAGCAGGTATTGTGCGTGTGGTTTATCAAAATAGTTATAAAGATTTAGCTGGTATCGATTTTTTAAAGAGAGCTGGAGTGGAAGTGGTTCAGATAGAAGATTTAAGCTCTTTGTTGTATGAGTAA